A DNA window from Halorubrum sp. DM2 contains the following coding sequences:
- a CDS encoding branched-chain amino acid transaminase, translating to MGFDEMDVDTIWKNGEFLDWEDATTHVLTHALHYGTGVFEGVRCYDTEQGPAVFRWEEHLDRLFDSAKMYDMEIEHSREEITEATLELLDRQDLESCYIRPIAYYGYDTLGVSPKDCPTDLVLAAWPWGAYLGEEALEDGVDVMVSSWRKHASSQVPTNVKTTGLYVNSMLAGEEARRNGYVEAIVLNKEGNVAEGPGENIFMVNDGEIYTTGPAQSILEGITRDTVITLAEERGYEVHDEAVISRGQLYTADELFFTGSAAEVTPIRSVDDTEIGAGTRGPVTEELQSAFFELVERRTDDHDEWFTYL from the coding sequence ATGGGATTCGACGAGATGGACGTCGACACGATCTGGAAGAACGGGGAGTTCCTCGACTGGGAGGACGCGACGACCCACGTTCTGACCCACGCGCTCCACTACGGGACGGGCGTGTTCGAGGGCGTCCGCTGTTACGACACCGAGCAGGGCCCCGCGGTCTTCCGCTGGGAGGAACACCTCGACCGGCTGTTCGACTCCGCGAAGATGTACGACATGGAGATCGAACACTCCCGCGAGGAGATCACCGAGGCCACCCTCGAACTGCTCGACCGGCAGGACCTGGAGTCCTGTTACATCCGGCCGATCGCCTACTACGGCTACGACACGCTGGGCGTCTCGCCGAAGGACTGCCCGACCGACCTCGTCCTCGCGGCGTGGCCGTGGGGCGCGTACCTCGGCGAGGAGGCGCTCGAAGACGGCGTCGACGTGATGGTCTCCTCGTGGCGGAAACACGCCTCCTCGCAGGTCCCGACGAACGTGAAGACGACCGGCCTGTACGTCAACTCCATGCTCGCGGGCGAGGAGGCGCGCCGCAACGGCTACGTCGAGGCCATCGTCCTCAACAAGGAGGGCAACGTCGCCGAAGGCCCGGGCGAGAACATCTTCATGGTCAACGACGGCGAGATCTACACCACCGGGCCCGCGCAGTCCATCCTCGAAGGGATCACCCGCGACACCGTGATCACCCTCGCGGAGGAGCGCGGCTACGAGGTCCACGACGAGGCCGTCATCTCGCGCGGTCAGCTGTACACCGCCGACGAGCTGTTCTTCACCGGCTCCGCCGCGGAGGTGACCCCGATCCGCTCGGTCGACGATACCGAGATCGGCGCGGGCACCCGCGGCCCCGTCACGGAGGAACTCCAGAGCGCCTTCTTCGAGTTAGTCGAGCGGCGGACGGACGACCACGA
- the ribB gene encoding 3,4-dihydroxy-2-butanone-4-phosphate synthase — protein MRANVDADPETAGGTAESGEATDATGTEAAEATDSVERALDAFRAGDPVCVHDFADREGETDIVYPAGAVDEAAVAHMRNDAGGLICVAVSDAVGDAFDLPFLADALDHPAVDDDPDYDDRSSFSLPVNHRETFTGITDADRAKTIVEVANAAARVSEDPTAYGPEDFAAEFRAPGHVHVLRGDRDGLAGRTGHTELGLAMAEATGLAPAAVVCEMLDDETGDALSPADAAAYAARRDIPYVEGAGLVEALR, from the coding sequence ATGCGCGCCAACGTCGACGCCGACCCGGAGACAGCCGGGGGAACGGCCGAGTCCGGAGAAGCGACCGACGCCACCGGAACCGAGGCCGCCGAAGCCACCGATTCCGTCGAGCGTGCGCTCGACGCCTTCCGGGCCGGCGACCCCGTCTGCGTCCACGACTTCGCGGACCGCGAGGGCGAGACGGACATCGTCTACCCGGCCGGCGCGGTCGACGAGGCCGCCGTCGCGCACATGCGAAACGACGCCGGCGGGCTGATCTGCGTGGCCGTGAGCGACGCGGTCGGCGACGCGTTCGACCTGCCGTTCCTCGCGGACGCGCTCGACCACCCCGCGGTCGACGACGACCCGGACTACGACGACCGCTCCTCCTTCTCGCTGCCCGTGAACCACCGCGAGACGTTCACCGGGATCACGGACGCGGACCGGGCGAAGACCATCGTTGAGGTCGCGAACGCGGCCGCCCGCGTCAGCGAGGACCCGACCGCCTACGGCCCGGAGGACTTCGCCGCGGAGTTCCGCGCGCCCGGCCACGTCCACGTCCTGCGCGGCGACCGCGACGGACTCGCCGGGCGGACCGGTCACACCGAACTCGGCCTCGCGATGGCCGAGGCCACCGGGCTCGCGCCCGCCGCCGTGGTCTGCGAGATGCTCGACGACGAGACGGGCGACGCGCTCTCGCCCGCGGACGCCGCGGCCTACGCGGCCCGCCGCGACATCCCCTACGTCGAGGGCGCGGGCCTCGTCGAAGCGCTGCGCTGA
- a CDS encoding CTP-dependent riboflavin kinase — MSDATATDANTDVDPAALAALKHVGLVGGLSETKVSCAALGDRLDASTQTASRRLQTLESAGYVERDVVSDGQWVRVTDAGEAALRAEYADYRRLFESDVELALRGAITGGMGEGRHYITLPGYAEQFRERLGYDPFPGTLNVNLTEESVRRRGEMAGIDAVPIDAWEGEDRTYGAATCYGVTLVAGDERYEEVHAIVPDRTHHDDDQLELIAPDRLRDALDLEDGDAVEVRVEPTSRADEPEASAVETEVA, encoded by the coding sequence ATGTCAGACGCGACGGCGACCGACGCGAACACCGACGTGGACCCGGCCGCGCTCGCGGCCCTGAAACACGTCGGGCTCGTCGGCGGCCTCTCCGAGACGAAGGTGTCGTGCGCGGCGCTCGGCGACCGGCTCGACGCCTCCACGCAGACCGCTTCCCGACGCCTCCAGACGCTCGAATCCGCGGGCTATGTCGAGCGTGACGTGGTCAGCGACGGGCAGTGGGTCCGGGTGACGGACGCGGGCGAGGCCGCGCTCCGGGCGGAGTACGCCGACTACCGCCGGCTGTTCGAGTCGGACGTCGAGCTCGCGCTCCGCGGCGCGATCACCGGCGGGATGGGCGAGGGACGCCACTACATCACGCTGCCGGGGTACGCCGAGCAGTTCCGCGAGCGACTCGGCTACGACCCGTTCCCGGGCACGCTCAACGTGAACCTCACCGAGGAGAGCGTCCGCCGCCGCGGCGAGATGGCCGGCATCGACGCCGTCCCCATCGACGCGTGGGAGGGCGAGGACCGCACCTACGGGGCCGCCACCTGCTACGGGGTCACCCTCGTCGCGGGTGACGAGCGCTACGAGGAGGTCCACGCCATCGTCCCCGACCGCACCCACCACGACGACGACCAGCTCGAACTGATCGCGCCGGACCGCCTGCGCGACGCGCTCGACCTCGAAGACGGCGACGCCGTGGAGGTCCGCGTCGAACCGACGAGCCGCGCCGACGAGCCGGAGGCGAGCGCGGTCGAGACGGAGGTCGCCTGA
- a CDS encoding ribonuclease R family protein produces the protein MSDDEPKQGSAEDQGPVTITPELADRLAEKREELFEEFEIRDEFPSEVLREAEARTEDVYEEIEDEIDEREDLRDLTTWTTDPVDAQDFDDAISIEREEDAYRLWVHIADVTHYVTPDTAMWEEAVERANTVYLPDYTIHMLPPVLAETVCSLVPNEDRLAHTVEMEIDDETLSFEDIDIYKSVINSDERLTYSECENRLEDPDLPLSEENQLAFELADRMHEQRKADGSLVLNPRRDRAHTIIEESMLKANKAVTHTLMWDRGVEAMYRVHPQPTPDQWNEALKEIQELNGVSIPGDAWGDDPRKAVNAALEESPERQLNKIQRAVLKVMPRAKYMNDPFGGHHALNFDIYGHFTSPIRRLSDTINHWIVHENDVPENLVELCDHASDKQKDGETAERLYKQFLQEQGLDSHAVNNRGVEVVEDPEEAKHTA, from the coding sequence ATGTCAGACGACGAGCCGAAGCAAGGGTCCGCCGAGGACCAGGGCCCCGTGACGATCACGCCGGAGCTGGCGGACCGACTCGCCGAGAAGCGCGAGGAGCTGTTCGAGGAGTTCGAGATCCGCGACGAGTTCCCGAGCGAGGTGCTCCGGGAGGCTGAGGCGCGGACCGAAGACGTGTACGAGGAGATCGAAGACGAGATCGACGAGCGCGAGGACCTCCGCGACCTCACGACGTGGACCACCGACCCGGTCGACGCGCAGGACTTCGACGACGCCATCTCCATCGAGCGCGAGGAGGACGCCTACCGGCTGTGGGTCCACATCGCCGACGTGACCCACTACGTCACCCCCGACACCGCGATGTGGGAGGAGGCGGTCGAGCGCGCCAACACCGTCTACCTGCCCGACTACACGATCCACATGCTGCCGCCGGTGCTGGCGGAGACCGTCTGTTCGCTCGTCCCCAACGAGGACCGGCTCGCGCACACAGTCGAGATGGAGATCGACGACGAGACGCTTTCGTTCGAGGACATCGACATCTACAAGTCCGTTATCAACTCCGACGAGCGGCTCACCTACTCGGAGTGCGAGAACCGCCTCGAAGACCCCGATCTCCCCCTCAGCGAGGAGAACCAGCTCGCCTTCGAGCTCGCCGACCGCATGCACGAACAGCGCAAGGCGGACGGCTCGCTCGTCTTGAATCCGCGGCGCGACCGCGCGCACACCATCATCGAGGAGTCGATGCTGAAGGCGAACAAGGCGGTGACGCACACCCTGATGTGGGACCGCGGCGTCGAGGCGATGTACCGCGTCCACCCGCAACCGACCCCCGACCAGTGGAACGAGGCGCTCAAGGAGATCCAAGAGCTGAACGGCGTCTCCATCCCCGGCGACGCGTGGGGCGACGACCCGCGAAAAGCGGTCAACGCCGCCCTAGAGGAGTCGCCCGAGCGCCAGCTCAACAAGATCCAGCGCGCCGTGCTGAAGGTGATGCCCCGCGCGAAGTACATGAACGACCCGTTCGGCGGCCACCACGCGCTCAACTTCGACATCTACGGCCACTTCACCTCGCCAATCCGCCGGCTCTCCGACACGATCAACCACTGGATCGTCCACGAGAACGACGTGCCGGAGAACCTCGTCGAACTGTGCGACCACGCCAGCGACAAGCAGAAAGACGGCGAGACAGCAGAGCGACTCTACAAGCAGTTCCTCCAAGAGCAGGGGCTCGATTCCCACGCCGTCAACAACCGCGGCGTCGAGGTCGTCGAGGACCCCGAGGAAGCAAAACACACCGCCTGA
- a CDS encoding TrkA C-terminal domain-containing protein, with translation MTISESDLPGVGKKFEIDLGDEEMIVVIHNTGKREVFRRPDPDDDSEKVFAFDDDLARKIGSIIEGAYFQPVEPDTQETTLPGGILLEWYELPPGSPLVGETLESADIGNRTGLAIVAIQRDEGVLDSPGAETTLREGDTLIGVGTPENCAAFEEILTG, from the coding sequence ATGACGATCAGCGAGTCCGACCTCCCCGGCGTGGGGAAGAAGTTCGAGATCGATCTCGGCGACGAGGAGATGATCGTCGTGATCCACAACACGGGGAAACGCGAGGTGTTCCGCCGGCCGGACCCGGACGACGACTCGGAGAAGGTGTTCGCGTTCGACGATGACCTCGCGCGGAAGATCGGGTCGATAATCGAGGGCGCGTACTTCCAGCCGGTCGAACCGGACACGCAGGAGACGACGCTCCCCGGCGGGATCCTCTTAGAGTGGTACGAGCTCCCACCGGGATCGCCGCTCGTCGGCGAGACCTTAGAGAGCGCCGACATCGGGAACCGGACCGGGCTCGCGATCGTCGCCATCCAGCGCGACGAGGGGGTGCTCGACAGTCCCGGTGCCGAGACCACGCTCCGCGAGGGCGACACCCTGATCGGGGTCGGCACACCCGAGAACTGCGCCGCGTTCGAGGAGATTCTCACCGGATGA
- a CDS encoding cation:proton antiporter translates to MALLDVGIMFAAVAVAGALANRLGQSVIPAYILVGMLLGEFVLGRVVLPVVGTVYVPETEFIALGAELGIVFLLFFLGLEFNLDRLLARRRPIGVAGTIDLANFGAGFVLGWLVFGAFLPAFLVAGIVYISSSAVITKSLIDLGWIANDEAEPMLGTLVYEDLFIAVYLSVASALVLGGGDVAAAATDIGIAIGFIVGLLALAQFGTPAFDRLVETDNKEFVALRSIATVVLVAGAALELGVSEAVAAFFVGMAFSSTGYAHEIETLLEPVRDTFAAVFFFWIGLTTNPALFPDVAALVALAVVVTTPTKLVTGYLGGRAFDLNVRRSTRVGLGMTTRGEFSLIIATIAVTGANAGAFDPALAGTINAFAVGYVLVMAVLGTTLMGYSAPFESIATSWLDSADGGDGELSG, encoded by the coding sequence GTGGCGCTGCTCGATGTCGGGATCATGTTCGCCGCCGTCGCGGTCGCCGGCGCGCTCGCGAATCGGCTCGGCCAGTCCGTCATTCCCGCGTACATCCTCGTCGGAATGCTGCTCGGGGAGTTCGTCCTCGGGCGGGTCGTCCTCCCCGTCGTCGGGACCGTCTACGTCCCCGAGACGGAGTTCATCGCGCTCGGCGCGGAGCTGGGGATCGTCTTCCTGCTCTTCTTTCTGGGTCTGGAGTTCAACCTCGACCGGCTGCTCGCCCGGCGGCGTCCGATCGGGGTCGCGGGAACGATCGACCTCGCGAACTTCGGGGCGGGGTTCGTTCTGGGCTGGCTCGTCTTCGGCGCGTTCCTCCCGGCGTTTCTGGTCGCGGGGATCGTCTACATCTCCTCGTCGGCGGTGATCACGAAGTCGCTCATCGATCTCGGCTGGATCGCCAACGACGAGGCGGAGCCAATGTTAGGCACGCTGGTGTACGAGGACCTGTTCATCGCGGTGTACCTCTCCGTCGCGTCCGCCCTGGTGCTCGGCGGCGGCGACGTCGCCGCGGCCGCGACCGACATCGGGATCGCGATCGGGTTCATCGTCGGACTACTGGCCCTGGCCCAGTTCGGGACCCCGGCGTTCGACCGGTTGGTCGAGACGGACAACAAGGAGTTCGTGGCGCTGCGGTCGATCGCGACGGTCGTGTTGGTCGCGGGTGCCGCCCTCGAGCTCGGCGTCAGCGAGGCGGTCGCGGCCTTCTTCGTCGGGATGGCGTTCTCGTCGACGGGGTACGCCCACGAGATCGAGACGCTGTTGGAGCCGGTCCGCGATACCTTCGCCGCGGTGTTCTTCTTCTGGATCGGGCTCACGACCAACCCCGCGCTGTTCCCCGACGTCGCGGCGCTCGTCGCGCTCGCGGTGGTCGTGACGACGCCGACGAAGCTCGTCACCGGCTACCTCGGAGGGCGCGCGTTCGACCTGAACGTCCGTCGGTCGACCCGGGTCGGACTCGGCATGACCACCCGCGGCGAGTTCTCGCTGATCATCGCGACGATAGCGGTCACCGGCGCGAACGCGGGCGCGTTCGACCCGGCCTTGGCGGGGACGATCAACGCCTTCGCGGTCGGCTACGTCCTCGTGATGGCGGTGCTGGGCACGACGCTGATGGGCTACTCCGCGCCGTTCGAATCGATCGCGACCTCGTGGCTGGACTCGGCCGACGGCGGTGACGGCGAGCTGTCGGGGTAG
- a CDS encoding cupin domain-containing protein produces MERVAIDDVDVVTNPMGVHDLRKPVSRALGTEHVAMNYFELAPGDAFSGGLHTHGDQEEIFYVLSGTATFEVGRERERVEVGPGELIRFAPGEFQSGFVPEDADEEVVAWAVGAPGARHDFEEIESIVECRECGGERIHDTELTDAGRFRFTCTDCGASFSP; encoded by the coding sequence ATGGAGCGAGTCGCGATCGACGACGTCGACGTCGTCACGAACCCGATGGGCGTCCACGACCTCCGGAAGCCGGTCTCGCGCGCGCTCGGCACCGAGCACGTCGCGATGAACTACTTCGAACTCGCGCCCGGCGACGCGTTCTCCGGCGGCCTCCACACCCACGGCGACCAGGAGGAGATCTTCTACGTCCTCTCGGGGACCGCCACCTTCGAGGTCGGCCGCGAGCGCGAGCGCGTTGAGGTCGGCCCCGGAGAGCTGATCCGCTTCGCGCCCGGCGAGTTCCAGTCCGGGTTCGTCCCCGAGGACGCCGACGAGGAGGTCGTCGCGTGGGCGGTCGGCGCGCCCGGCGCGCGCCACGACTTCGAGGAGATCGAGTCGATCGTCGAGTGTCGCGAGTGCGGCGGCGAGCGCATCCACGACACCGAACTCACCGACGCGGGCCGGTTCCGGTTCACCTGTACCGACTGCGGCGCGTCGTTTTCGCCGTAG
- a CDS encoding alpha-isopropylmalate synthase regulatory domain-containing protein — MTRTPLTDLDEVQLLDTTLRDGEQMPGVSLSPGEKVDVARELDAAGVHLIEAGSACTSAGEREAIRQVAEEGLDATVTSFARGVKRDVDHALDCGVDGVNLVVPASDKHVETKVGSTRDEVVETTVELVEYAKDHGLWVEVLGEDGSRADLDYLERLLGAGLDAGADRICYCDTVGAADPERTARVVSRLADRGPTSLHTHDDLGFGLANVHAGLKAGADTVHGTVLGVGERAGNVALEEVAIALGESYGVDTVELSRLYRLCRTVSEATGVALPPNKAVCGANAFAHESGIHTDGTLKDGTMYEPYPPETVGRERRLVLGKHAGRAGVKAALADHDVAVTDDELREVVTRVKELGERGKRVTDADLLAVADDVRGRKRERHVELVDLSATSGGNLPTASVRLRVGDDERVAAGTGSGPVDAGLEAVRTALAGDGTGSDGAEGTDDAADGVAFELDSYHVDAITGGTDAVVTVEVDLSRGDRSVSVSASDADITRASVVGMVDGLDRLLAAEADAGGAEPGAVADD; from the coding sequence TTGACCCGAACACCACTCACCGACCTCGACGAGGTACAGCTACTCGACACCACCCTCCGCGACGGCGAACAGATGCCGGGCGTCTCGCTGTCGCCCGGCGAGAAGGTCGACGTCGCCCGCGAACTCGACGCCGCCGGCGTCCACCTGATCGAGGCCGGCTCGGCGTGCACCTCGGCGGGCGAGCGCGAGGCGATCCGACAGGTCGCCGAGGAGGGGCTGGACGCGACGGTGACGAGCTTCGCGCGCGGCGTGAAGCGAGACGTGGACCACGCGCTCGACTGCGGCGTCGACGGCGTGAACCTCGTCGTCCCCGCCTCCGACAAGCACGTCGAGACGAAGGTGGGCTCGACCCGCGACGAGGTCGTCGAGACGACCGTCGAACTCGTCGAGTACGCCAAAGACCACGGGCTGTGGGTCGAGGTGCTCGGCGAGGACGGCTCGCGGGCCGACCTCGACTACCTCGAACGCCTGCTCGGTGCCGGACTCGACGCCGGCGCGGACCGGATCTGCTACTGCGACACGGTGGGCGCGGCCGACCCCGAGCGCACCGCGAGGGTGGTCTCGCGGCTCGCCGACCGCGGCCCGACGAGCCTCCACACCCACGACGACCTCGGCTTCGGGCTGGCGAACGTCCACGCCGGGCTGAAGGCCGGCGCGGACACGGTCCACGGCACCGTCCTCGGCGTCGGCGAGCGCGCCGGCAACGTCGCCCTCGAAGAGGTGGCAATCGCGCTGGGCGAGTCGTACGGCGTCGACACCGTCGAGCTCTCGCGGCTCTACCGACTCTGCCGGACGGTCTCGGAGGCGACCGGCGTCGCGCTCCCGCCGAACAAGGCCGTCTGCGGCGCGAACGCCTTCGCCCACGAGTCCGGCATCCACACCGACGGCACCCTCAAGGACGGGACGATGTACGAGCCGTACCCGCCGGAGACGGTCGGGCGGGAGCGCCGGCTCGTCCTCGGCAAACACGCTGGCCGCGCCGGGGTGAAAGCGGCGCTCGCCGACCACGACGTCGCGGTGACCGACGACGAGCTCCGCGAGGTCGTCACCCGCGTCAAGGAGCTGGGCGAGCGCGGCAAGCGCGTCACCGACGCGGACCTGCTCGCGGTCGCCGACGACGTCCGCGGCCGCAAGCGCGAGCGCCACGTCGAGCTCGTCGACCTCTCCGCGACCTCCGGGGGGAACCTCCCGACCGCCTCGGTCCGGCTCCGCGTCGGCGACGACGAGCGCGTCGCCGCCGGCACCGGCTCCGGCCCGGTCGACGCCGGGCTGGAGGCGGTTCGGACGGCGCTCGCGGGCGACGGAACCGGAAGCGACGGGGCCGAGGGGACCGACGACGCCGCCGACGGCGTCGCCTTCGAGCTCGACTCCTACCACGTCGACGCGATCACGGGCGGTACCGATGCGGTTGTCACCGTCGAGGTGGACCTCTCGCGCGGCGACCGCTCCGTGAGCGTCTCGGCGTCGGACGCCGACATCACCCGCGCGAGCGTGGTCGGAATGGTAGACGGACTCGACCGCCTGCTGGCCGCCGAGGCCGACGCCGGGGGCGCGGAGCCGGGGGCGGTCGCCGACGACTGA
- a CDS encoding AbrB/MazE/SpoVT family DNA-binding domain-containing protein, producing the protein MPKVDAKGRVVLPQAIREQLDIAPGTEVQVREEDGEVVIRPEAEPERILERLDRLVDEMASRREEAVPLDATDPAARRHRDAVRRGAKTDSEPDPDTGDETDE; encoded by the coding sequence ATGCCGAAAGTGGACGCGAAGGGGCGCGTCGTCCTCCCGCAGGCGATCCGGGAACAGCTCGACATCGCGCCGGGAACCGAGGTTCAGGTCCGAGAAGAGGACGGTGAGGTGGTGATACGACCCGAAGCGGAGCCGGAGCGGATTCTCGAACGGCTGGACCGACTCGTCGACGAGATGGCCTCGCGACGGGAGGAGGCGGTCCCGCTCGACGCGACCGATCCCGCCGCCCGACGGCATCGAGACGCCGTTCGCCGGGGTGCGAAGACGGACTCGGAACCCGACCCGGACACCGGAGACGAGACGGATGAGTGA
- a CDS encoding type II toxin-antitoxin system VapC family toxin produces MSDAGGPYLFDVGVIALAHTDAPVRDAALSYVRDAIAGDIDAVVPYPAVYGAHVVLTTHYGYTNADASRLLSNFLDARRIHWHDRLPERTVRAGLDRAGDANVGGWDGYYAQVAIEEGVATLLTVDDDFERFDAFETELILSPEEFETLDEYLRD; encoded by the coding sequence ATGAGTGACGCCGGCGGCCCGTACCTGTTCGACGTGGGTGTGATCGCGCTCGCGCACACCGACGCCCCCGTCCGGGACGCGGCGCTCTCGTACGTCCGCGACGCGATTGCCGGCGACATCGACGCCGTCGTTCCCTATCCGGCCGTGTACGGGGCTCACGTCGTGTTGACGACCCACTACGGATACACCAACGCCGACGCCTCCCGACTCCTGTCGAACTTCTTGGACGCGAGGCGGATCCACTGGCACGACCGGCTTCCGGAGCGGACGGTTCGCGCCGGCCTCGACAGGGCCGGCGACGCGAACGTCGGGGGGTGGGACGGCTACTACGCGCAGGTCGCGATCGAGGAGGGAGTGGCGACCCTCCTGACCGTCGACGATGATTTCGAGCGGTTCGACGCGTTCGAGACCGAGCTGATCCTGTCACCAGAGGAGTTCGAGACGCTCGACGAATACCTTCGAGACTGA
- a CDS encoding MATE family efflux transporter has translation MDFPRLRRVWRRVFSLAWPVMAEQTFRTAMRTTDVLVTALFSPAAVVAIGLADLYARFPLRIGLGLGGGAIALSSQDTGAGAEGNRDEAVTQAILIGALAGVPFVLFGFLFGELAIDVFGRIVGEETSPAVVDLGSTYLAVVFATAPARHVALVGARALQGTGDTRTPMYVNVAANSVNIAGSVVLGLGLFGFPRLEVLGVGLATAGANVLTAGLLCAAIWGSWTDADFAWPRDLTIAKQLLTVSAPRVVEGFGSEIAEFPFNALLLGFGEAVNAGFQIGRRVYQQVTGPLSRGYNVAASVLVGQALGEGDPEAARFNGWAVAGLGVVTVGTIGLGLVVAAPRLVPVFTDDAPTIAYAVDFARVYGVAGAALAAFSALSGSLQGASETRIPLVARVSAMFGLFLGLSWLLGRTAGFGPVGAYVGVSAAYAWMALVVAVGFRYSGWADRAADMMDARGTGPEATGEPTVEESGEPTPEERSS, from the coding sequence ATGGACTTCCCGCGGCTGCGGCGCGTCTGGCGGCGCGTGTTCTCGCTCGCGTGGCCCGTCATGGCCGAGCAGACGTTCCGCACCGCGATGCGGACGACCGACGTGCTGGTCACCGCGCTGTTCTCGCCGGCCGCGGTCGTCGCGATCGGCCTCGCCGACCTGTACGCCCGGTTCCCGCTGCGGATCGGACTGGGCCTCGGCGGCGGTGCGATCGCGCTCTCCTCGCAGGACACCGGCGCGGGCGCGGAGGGCAACCGCGACGAGGCGGTGACGCAGGCGATCCTGATCGGGGCGCTCGCCGGGGTCCCGTTCGTCCTGTTCGGGTTCCTCTTCGGCGAACTCGCGATCGACGTGTTCGGCCGGATCGTCGGCGAGGAGACCTCGCCCGCGGTCGTCGACCTCGGCTCGACGTACCTCGCGGTCGTGTTCGCGACCGCGCCGGCCCGCCACGTCGCTCTCGTCGGCGCGCGGGCGCTCCAAGGGACCGGCGACACCCGGACGCCGATGTACGTCAACGTCGCCGCCAACTCCGTCAACATCGCCGGCTCGGTCGTCCTCGGGTTAGGGCTGTTCGGCTTCCCGCGGCTCGAAGTCCTCGGCGTCGGGCTCGCGACCGCGGGCGCGAACGTCCTCACGGCCGGGCTGCTCTGTGCCGCGATCTGGGGGTCGTGGACCGACGCGGACTTCGCGTGGCCGCGCGACCTCACGATCGCGAAACAGCTCCTGACCGTGAGCGCCCCCCGCGTCGTGGAGGGGTTCGGCTCCGAGATCGCGGAGTTCCCGTTCAACGCGCTCCTCTTGGGCTTCGGCGAGGCGGTCAACGCCGGCTTCCAGATCGGCCGCCGCGTCTACCAGCAGGTGACCGGACCGCTCTCGCGCGGCTACAACGTCGCGGCGTCGGTGCTGGTCGGGCAGGCGCTCGGCGAGGGCGATCCGGAGGCGGCACGGTTCAACGGCTGGGCGGTCGCCGGGCTCGGCGTGGTCACCGTCGGGACGATCGGACTCGGGCTCGTGGTGGCCGCCCCGCGGCTCGTCCCGGTCTTCACCGACGACGCGCCGACGATCGCGTACGCGGTCGACTTCGCGCGGGTGTACGGGGTCGCCGGTGCCGCGCTCGCCGCCTTCTCCGCGCTCTCCGGGTCGCTTCAGGGGGCCAGCGAGACGCGGATCCCGCTCGTCGCGCGCGTCTCGGCGATGTTCGGGCTCTTCCTCGGGCTGTCGTGGCTGCTCGGCCGCACCGCCGGGTTCGGTCCGGTCGGCGCGTACGTCGGGGTGTCCGCGGCCTACGCGTGGATGGCGCTCGTCGTCGCCGTCGGCTTCCGATACTCCGGGTGGGCGGACCGCGCGGCCGACATGATGGACGCTCGGGGGACCGGTCCCGAGGCGACTGGGGAGCCGACGGTGGAGGAGAGCGGCGAGCCGACGCCGGAGGAGCGGTCGTCGTGA